The following DNA comes from Lathamus discolor isolate bLatDis1 chromosome 5, bLatDis1.hap1, whole genome shotgun sequence.
agctcctggctcctAGAAAGGAGGGGACGTGCTCaagggatggggaaaagaaaagcgAGGGGGAAAATCCAGTGAAATCAAACGAAATAAAACTCAGTGCAATTGTCAGCCTTCTGAGGAGGACTGGAGCTGGGCTCAGATGATGCTCAGCAGCGCAGCACAGATGTACCAACAGTGACTGGAAACAGCCGGGCAATGGGAACAGGCACCGGGGGCTCTGTTTGCAGCCCCTGTACCCCCGGCTGAGCAGTCAGGGCTGCGTGTGCCCCCCTCGGGGGTCTCACTGATGGGTCACCTCCAGCCGCAGCGGCGGAGCACAGCCAGAGAGGTGGCAGGAGGCCCTCCCCATGATGGACGGCCACGGAGGAAGGGGTTGAAACGCTTTGAAGACGGGAGGGAGAAACCAGGACAAAATCACTTCGGGAATTCTGTTGGAAAACTGCAGCTGGATACAGGGCTGCAGGAAAAGCGGCCGGGAGCTCCGGGCCGGGGAGTGGCAGGAGCTGTAGTGCACGCTGGGCTCTGAACTTGTTCGAGTCACCCCCAACCGCGGTCCTAGGGCTTAAGGAGGGGGGAATAAACTTTGAGAAACGGAATTGCTCCCGCTCTGAGCTTTTGTCTTCCATTTTAATTCCGCAGTCACCAAGAGCTCCGGGCGCTTTGCGCGGCGGCTCTGCCCGAAGGAGCCGGGGAACGGAGTGGGTTTGGAGACAGGACAGGAAGGGTCCGGGCCGGAGGTGCGGGCCATGACTGGCTCCCCACAATGCGGCTCGTCCCCCCCCGGGGTGCGGCGCAGCTCCGCTGGTCCCCATTCGTACGGATGGGTGCGGGTGCGCGGGGCACCCCGGCCCGACCCCCCCGGCTCCCGCGGTGTGTGCGGGGCCGGCTCCGTGCTGCCGCTGCCGCACACACACGGCGCTGAGCGCCCGGAGCGCGTCCTCGCGCGCTGCCGCCCGCCCCGTCGGATCGCCGCAGGGGGGAACGGGCAGGAGCCGCCGGCAGCGCCCACGCCCTCCCTCCGGGCGGGTACCCCCACACCTCGTCCTCTCGGATTGCAAACGGCCGTCAAAGAGCCCTCTGGCAGCGGCGGGGACTGGCAGGACGCGGCCCCGGCCACTGCCCCCCGACGGGTGCCGGGCTCTGCCGCGGGGGGCTCCAGCGCCACAGCCCGGGGCAGGGGGAGCTCGGGGGCAGCCCCGGCCGTGAGCGCGGGCAGCCCCGAGGGAGCGATTCGTTGTCGAAAACCAACGAACAAGCGAACAACGACCAAAGGGAAAGCCCGAGCCCCAGCCCCAAACCCCAACGGAAAACGAAGCATCAGCCCTAGACGGAGCCCGGCGCTGCGCGGGTCCCCGCCCGGGCCCTCACCCCGGCGGGAGCGGCTGTGGCGGACGGCGGCGGCCGCCCGGGTTCCGAGGGCCCGGGGCCATCCCGCTGCCTGCCCCGCGTCGGGGAGCCTCGAGCGCTGTCCCCGGCTCCGGCCACCCGTCCGCGCCGTCGGGCCCGGCGCCGCGCCGCAGCCGTCGCGCTGCTCCGGGGGTGGAGGCGGTTGGTTCTGGGGGACACCCCCGCCCGCCCCCGCCCGCTCCGTGCCCCACGGGGCCCCCGCAGGTACTTacgggctcggccgcggggccgcTCGCAGCCGCTCCGGCGCGGCCCGGGGGCGTCCGGGCTTAAGAGCCGTCCGGCGGGCGCAGGACAATGGCCGGGAGgagggggccggggccggggcgggcggcgggaggcggggaggggacggggccgccgccgcagcTCTCCCCCGCCGGGCGCGCTCGCTCCGCCCCCCCGCGTCTGGCGTAAACCCGGCGCCGGGCTAAAAGAAACGGCGAGCTACCGGCGCCCGGGGCTGGTGGCCGCCGCGCCTCGCCCGTGCCGGCGGcagcgcccggcccggcccggcccgtcCCGTCCAGTCCCGTCCCGCCCCGCCATGTCGCTGAGCCCCAAGCACACGACGCCCTTCTCGGTCACCGACATCCTCAGCCCGATGGAGGAGAGCTACAAGAAGTTCGGCGGCATGGACGGGGCGGGCGGGCTGAGCGCGCCCCTCGGGCCCTACCGCCAGCCGCCGgtgcccgccgccgccgctgtgCCGCAGCACGTCGTGACGGGCCCCACCGGGGCGGCCGCTTACCACATGCCTCACGGCGTCTCCCAGTTCCCGCACGGCGCCGTCGGGGGCTACTGCAACGGCGGGCTGGGCAACATGGGCGAGCTGCCCGCCTACCCCGAGGGGAtgcggagcggcgcggcggcgggcggcggctgGTACGGGGCCGGCGGCGACCCCCGGTACTCCAGCAGTAAGTGCGGGCGTGGGGCGGCGGAGGGGCGAGCGGGCGGGCGGgagtggcggggggggggggggaagccgCTGCCCTCGACGGGGCGGCCGCCGGCGCTGAGCCGCCCGTCCCGCTCAGTCTCCAGGTTCATGGGCCCGTCGGCGGGGATGAACGTGGCCGGGATGGGCGGCCTGAGCGGCATCGCCGAGGGCGCCAAGGCCATCGTGCCGCTGCACGCGGCCCCgcggaggaagaggagggtgcTCTTCTCGCAGGCGCAGGTCTACGAGCTGGAGCGGCGCTTCAAGCAGCAGAAGTACCTGTCGGCGCCGGAGCGGGAGCACTTGGCCAGCCTGATCCACCTCACCCCGACGCAGGTGAAGATCTGGTTCCAGAACCATCGCTACAAGATGAAGCGCCAGGCCAAGGACAAGGCGGCGGCCGCGCAGCAGCTGCACCccgacggcggcggcggcctctgccagcagcactccCCGCGCCGCGTCGCCGTGCCCGTGCTGGTGAAGGACGGCAAACCCTGCCCGCCGCCGGGCAGCGGCACCCCGGCCCCCGGGCAGCCcgcgccccccgccgccgcgcccgcAGCGCACCCGCACCCCGGCTCGCTGGGGCAGGCGGCCGACCTGGAGGAGCTGTCTCCCAGCCCGCCGGCGCTGCACGGCCCCCTGGCCCCCCTGGACTCGGCCGGCGTCGACTACAACGGCGGCATGGTCAGCCCCAACCTGCTCTACGGCAGGACGTGGTAATCCCTGTGCGTCCGTCCCTGCGCACCTCCCCGCCACCGCCCGCCGGGACCGGGCCCTCCCGGCGCTGCGGGGAGCCCCGACGGGAGCCCCGCGCCCGTCCCGGTCCTTGCCCGGCCTCGCTGCGCTGCTGTTTTTTAAGACTCTCCGGGTTTTGGAGACCCGggcccggggtggggggggggggggggagggaggggggagccCACGCGTGGGTCCGGTGCTGCGGGCGTGGGGCTGCGCCGTTACTTGCTGTGTGCGTGTCCGCGGGTGTGTGCGGGTGTGATCGCGTGTTTGTGCCTCCGTGTCCGGCCCGGGGTGCGCGGCCCGGGAGGCCCGCCCCGACGGGGCGTCCGgtcggcggggcgggggggggggggggaacgacCGGGGAGGAACCTGGCGGGTGCCTGGGGACCCCTCCCGGGGCAGCGGCAGCCCGAAGCGGGGCGCCCCCGGTGCGAGCACCCCTGGACAGAGCCCGCGGACGCGAACAATAAATCTCTGAAGTGCAGCTGAGCTCGTTTGTGAGGGGTGCGAGCGGAAGGGCACGGAGCCGTGCGGAAGGGACGAGCCGCGGCCGCCCTTCGGAGAGCGGGCGGCGGCCGGAGCACGGAATTAACGCAGCCCCGGGCCGGGCAGCGGCGGAGGGCGCCCGGCGGAGGAGCCGCCGCCCGCCGGTGCTCGGGTTTAACGGGGCACAGCGCAGTTACCGCTCTTGTACCGACCCGTGCTCAGCGCCCCGCGGGGACGGCGCCTCCGGCCGCGGCCGTTCGTGAGCTTCCGACGGGCTGCGGAGGCCCCGCAGACCCCGTTACGGCCGGGAGCGCTGGGACGGCTCGGGCGGCGGGGTCCGTCCCCTCGCCCCTTCCCCCGGGAATGCGGCTCGCGGGCAGCGGCGCTCGGAAGTTTCCGgcttttgggggtttatttttcccttttattttacctttttcctccttttttcccccaataaaAGGAAATCTCGGCCTCCAGAGCTGCTCTTTCCTTCCCGGCGCACGCACGGACGCGGTTTGGCCGCCCCGGACATCCTCAAATCCGcgtttttcctcccctctctcaGCCGCCGAAGGGGCTCCGTTCCTGGGGGGGATCCGCTGCCCCCCGGCCTCGCATGGGCTCCTCAGGAGCGGCCGCGCTGCTCCCGTAACGTTTCTGGGGCGGAAAACGGGGATTTCAGCCTTTGGGAAGCTACGGAGCCGCTCCCGGCGCCTTCCCCGGGAccgggaggggaaggggggatCCCGGCCGGGGCGCTCCCTCGGGGGACCCCCGCGGTTCATCCCCTGCCCCGGCCGTGCTTGCCTGGAGCGTTGCTCCCCGCTGGCTCCCACACCAGGCGGCCTGAGGGGTGCATTTGGGAAGGGGATGGGTCTgaggccgggggggggggagtgaggcCCCCTTCACCCCTGCTAAAATAAAGGGGATGGCAccaggctcagctccagcttAGAAAACACACGGATGTGTAGGCAGAGCAGGCTGAGGATGCCACGGGGATCCTGGCCACAAGGGTCATCCCCGATACCATGCAGAGGCAGCCAGAGCCGGGATGGCGATGCTCCCCAGTCAGGCCCTGCATCCCATCCCTGTGCAGAGGAACCACAGACCCCAGCCAGGCGCATTGCTCCGAGCGTTAGGGTGGGCTCCACGTGGCACAGGGCTGAGGAGCCAGCTCTGAGGCTTGCAGCAGCCAAGGGGTGAAGAACTGGGTAAGGGACAACCCCTTCCCCCAgcaaccccccccccagaacCTTGATCCAGCCATTTCCATACCCCCAAACACAGGGAAGAAGAGACAAAAGcccccagccccttcctcctccctccagccctgtgcTCAACCATCGTAGGTACAGGAAAATCCAcatttgctgctggttttgtcttGCTCGACAAAGCAAAATGACTTTTTTGAGTCCCAAACACCCTCCCAGCCAAGGGAGGCCATGGCCGAGGGCTGATGCTCCCCGCTCCAGGCAGGATGGAACTCTGTGCATTACAATGAAGAATTCTGCTCCACCCTCAGGCACACGAAAATAATGAACCCggtttcctcctttcttcctcccaagGTTACATTGGTCCTATCTTTTTCCTCGTTGCTGGTGATTAACATCTGGGTCCTCAAAGGACAGGGCTGGAAAACCACTCCAGAGCTATGGAGCCGACCAATTTCTATGGTACAAGTCCCAGGGTGGCACAAGGGAAAGGCGTTACAGTGGCATTAATGCTGCTCAGTTATCTCCcatagtttggttttgggttaACCTAAGGTTTTAAATGCTGTTGGAATTATTTCCCAAGAAATGACTATGAAGATGCTCAGGCAGGTCCCGAGCACAGATCCACAGCCTCTGTGGAGGGGTTGGAAATGAACCACTCGCTCCTGCTCCTGGTTTCAAAAGCCActttataaagcaaataaaaatcagcaCTGATTTGGTACAGTCACACGGAACCCCTACAAAGAGCGCTAAAACCTGCGCAGCTCCTTTGCATCGCAGCCCAACCCAGCCCAGTCCGCGCGCCCTGCGCCCTGCTGGGACGGAGCAAAGTCAGAAGCAGGCACCAGGTGTAAAAGTTGAAATGTTTTACTTCAAAGTCCCCCCCACAAAAAAATCTCCTCTCTCTGTGAGACATTCAAGGAAGCATCCGAGCAGGAACAGCGGTGCCCAAGTGCCTAACCCCATCCCATCTCTAGGTGCCCCGCACAACCCCGGGGCTGTTTCcaggctctgtgtgtgcagccAAGGATGGCCGGAGCTGAGGGTagcacagtgggatggggaTAAGGAATTCCCACCTCCTCAAGCGTCTCACAGGCAGAGCAAGTTCAGAGCCCTCGTACTCCGCAACCCGTTATTCCCAAGCAACACAGCTCCACAAAGGAAAATCATCATCAGTTGGGTACGAAATGTGCACGTTTAAACAAGTTTAAAAACTACAGGGATGGTTCCTCAggattctctcttttttttttttcccccttccccaaatAATAAAAGAACGGAACAAAAAGCCTGGATACTTTTTGTGATTAAAAAGGAAGTCGCCAGGAGCTAATTCCAGCCGTATCTTCCCGAGGGAGGCGGCAGCGGGTAGGGCCTCCCAGGGCCATAGGcctgcaagcaaacaaacaaaagcaagcatttattttttggaTTAACATGGTGGTAAACAAGGTCCATGGAGCATCGGCCCCCACAAGGGACACAATAAACCCTGCACGGGAAGGTGCCCAACGCTCCCAATGGCAGCGCTTCCCTGGAAAGACAAGCTTGGACTTCCCCGAGCACAGAAACCAGTGTGTTAAAGCCacgtatacacacacacacacatacatatacagaCATATATCACCATGCACACCCCTGGAAGGGCAGATCTGAAATGAAATTCTCCAATTCCTACAGAAAACGTGGCTTTGCTCCACGCGCTCTTTATGCTTTACAGAGCGCAAGGATGCAAATGTCACGTTGTGAATTACAGCCTCGCTGAGATCCATGATTCCCATCATGAATattttttagaggaaaaatacCCCTCAAGTGCCACCTTCCTGTCCTAATGGTGAGCAGTGTGATGCTAAAGCGGGGCAGGTATTGTTACAAGTaagtattttaaggaaaaacagaattaaaataactgtatttgTTACGGAAGCAGCATTTTCCAGAACTCACTCATTTGAAACAATAGGTGAAAGATGCCTAAATCCTACCTTGGAAATCACTCCCAATACATCTGTGTATTTAAATTGAGAGGAGGCATTCTGTACACTGAATCCAGTGAAAAATTTCATCAAGTTCCTTCGAAACATTTAAAATCGTTGCAAAACCTGATGCACTGCAGGAAGGTCATTCAATGGATGCACTAACGGCAGCGATGGGGCTTTGTCTGTGTCCTCCCGGGAGTTTTTTGGTGTTTAGGGAAGAGGGGCTTCCTTTCATTCCTTCTAAAGGGAAATCCATCCTCACCCTCTCCAACGGGGGCTTGGGGATAAGCAGGGAAACAGGAGCGGTTCGCTTCAGCCTGCTCCGGACAGAAACCCATGTGGTGCACCCAAAAGCACTGTGTGGAATACACTGCTTCTGCCATCAGGAAGGTTTTATCTCTGTTTTCAGGTTTAACTGTGATCAGTTTAAATAGGAAACaagctccaaccccttccagtTCCCAGCGCAGCAGCACAACCCAGCCGCACAAGGCGTTTATCTGGCCCTTCAGTTGTTGCTACAGCCTAAAATCAAAACGGCAAACACCTGCACAACACCAAGTTTAGCTTGAGGTTTTGTGGAGGAACTGGAGGCCGCCAGCAAACCCCCCTTCACCACAGAGCAACCCATATCCATGGCAGTTGCATTAATTTCGTAAGCACTTTGTAGCAGCGCGTTTATTAACCTCTTCAGACCATGTTCTGTACGCTgtaaaaaaagaattcagaggTGAAAGGGACCAAAGATAATTATTTATGCTGCTACGTGTCACCACTTCCACTTGAATCCCTTTTCAAGGCTTTAAAGCTTTGAAACGTACAGGCAGCAATGCTAGATTCAATTATTGGGTTTGCACCCAAAACCCTTTAAGGGAGCTTCTAATTCTGCTGCAGCGCTGCCGGCCCGGGGGAAATAATGACATCTGAcagttcctttaaaaacaacatggaaaaggagagaaaaaaggcaacaaaaaaaaaaaaaaaggaaataaaaaccagttggaaaacaacagaaatgcaAAGGGGAAATTTAAAGAAGCGAATTTACTTGAGCCGAGAGATTTGTCCTTAACATTCATATTCACACACATGATGGTTAAAGCTGTGGTTACTACCCAGATTCAACTTCATTTCATGATCCAGCAGATGTGTCCCGTGCTTGTGACAAGTGAATTAGGTTTTGGACACGACTGCAATATTACCAAAAGCCTCCTATTTAATCATTCAGGTTGCAAATAGCCAGAAAACAGCAAGGGCTGAGGTTTTCCATCACTGGCAGCCTGCAGACATCCGTGATGCTCTGAGACCCTGTGGTTAGGAGGCTGCTTTCCCCTTTCCTAAGAGAGGTGCCCTCCCCGAGCCCTTGCTGCAAACATCCTTGGGAGACAATTCCTATTCTCCTTTGTGATTCCAGCTGTAGCTGTTAACACAAAGATTTAAGGTCGGGAATGAACTAGTTTGAGCACTGATTCCCCTTGCAAATATATCTACCTACGCTACCAGGATAAAGGGTAGAGCAGAGAACAGTGCAGCACACAGACTTTTTCAAGTGTCTATTTTCCAGCCCTAATTAAATACCACCCAGACTCCACCAGCATCAAAATCCTCTGCTGATTTTCCTCCATCATTACAGCAGCCCCTGTTATGGGTTAGTGCAATTATGCATTTTATTCCTCGAGTGTTTTGGGTAAACCAGTGTAGCACAAAATGAAAGGggtttgaatcatagaatagtttgggttgaaaaggacttTCAAAGGTCATTGAAAACTGATCCCATCAATATGCCTCATCCAAATTAGAAAtataccttaaaaaaaccctctgggGACTCGCTGGGCAGCACAAAAAGGATTCAGTGTTTCCACATTAAGCCTAATGTGATCATAAGCCACACTGCCTAGTTTTGCTTATAACCAAAACCACCTCTGGAAGGATTTATGCTGCTAATGCCTCCCTGCTATCCCTGGAACAAGCATGCACAGTGGCATACTAGCCTCTTTCCCCCCTGTTTCTTGCTGCAACACCAACCTGACAACTGAAGGAGCCACAGACAATCCCTACTCCAGCCTTAACAGCCTTTGCACTAAAAACGCTCCAGAGTAGGagctggggggagaagggacctcactgctgctgaaagggTTCAGCTGAACAGGAGTTTCCGAGCTGGGAGCGCTGGGCAGGCTGCTGGCTGCTACAGAGCCTTTCAGCAGCACCAAGTAATCCTGCACCCACAGACAATGCTGAGGACGGTGGTAGCAGCCCGTGGGCTTCTTCTGCTGGGCTTGGGGCCTGACGAGCTCAACCACAGAGAGAAGTGCTCTGCAAAAACCTCCCCCAGCAAAGGCCAAaggctcttccctccctcccagacGTGGTTTGACAGTGCTTGTTTCCATTGTAATAGCTGGCTTAAACCCCCCACACCATAACAACATCACTGTGCAAGGCCGTTGTGAGACAGTGCTGAGACCCACAGCCAGAACAGAAAAGACAAACAGCAAAGAATCAGAGAAGTGGTAAAAACACAACAAGACTTCCACATGTGCTGTATGACATCAGTATTTAAAGGGACTGTACCTGCAGGCCTCGCTGCCTAAGCAAAGGACACTGGGATCTTACCCAGTGCACATACAGCAGCACAGAATTCATACCCACACGAATGTGACTATATGCTGCCACTGGCATGGAGAAACACCCCAGAAATCAAGCACCATATTTGAGTGTGTGGTGCTGCACTTTGTAACACACATTTCTGTGTAGAAGGGAGATGGGCagactgggaagaagaaaaactggGAGTGTAGACTAAAAAGTGACTTGGCTTGAGCTAAGATGGGAACCAGGCCCCATCAGATGGCAAATTTCAAACagtttgtgcctcagtttccataAAAAGGATTAGGAAATAGTGTTACCAAGCAGCTGagtgctcttcctcctctttccccatTACTGGCCAGTAACCTTCCCACCACCAAGGGGTAATTCTGACTTacacaaagagcagcagaacTTAACATTTACTATAGATAcctgagatttattttaaactagCACACAGCACTGTAAATACCCACATTTCTAATGCAGGAGTATATGCAGATTATGCTTTTACTGGGAACACACAATCACATAAGCAGAATCATCTGCTGCTTTCAAGGAGCATTTTCATTCTATAGCATTTTCATAAGCTGATGGCAAAGTCACCTGGAATTTTGGATGAGGTTCTCCTACCACATTCACTTGCTTTCATTCAACCCAAGCTATTTTCACATGTACTTTCACAGACATGCTTATTTCTCTGGCTACTAGTATCTAACATTTGCTTTGAAGTAGTTTTTCAGCTAAGAGAACACCAATAAGCATTTGAGGAGGGAAATCAATAAGTCACAAGAATCTACATTTTAAACATACTGTGGAGAAACCTGGAGAATCCCCAAAATAGTGTAGTGGATAGATTTCCTTATAGAAGAGGAAGACTCTGATTGAAATACATGCCTTCCCATCACATTTTCTCAGGCTATAAGAGGTGTGTGACTTGCTTGGGTGTTTGTTCTACTTGTAATGAAAAGCACTGGTGCACAGGGATGACATGAGCCTCTTGCAGGGATACATGTGGAGGCGATGGACACAGCTGGAAAGTTACCCGTGAGCTTCCACTGGCTCCTGGGCTAAAACCAGCTCGGGAATGGCCACCTCCACCCCAGTCACTCTCCACAGCCACACACAATGGGAGCCTTACTCAGGAGGAGAACACCACATACAGAA
Coding sequences within:
- the NKX2-4 gene encoding homeobox protein Nkx-2.4, with amino-acid sequence MSLSPKHTTPFSVTDILSPMEESYKKFGGMDGAGGLSAPLGPYRQPPVPAAAAVPQHVVTGPTGAAAYHMPHGVSQFPHGAVGGYCNGGLGNMGELPAYPEGMRSGAAAGGGWYGAGGDPRYSSISRFMGPSAGMNVAGMGGLSGIAEGAKAIVPLHAAPRRKRRVLFSQAQVYELERRFKQQKYLSAPEREHLASLIHLTPTQVKIWFQNHRYKMKRQAKDKAAAAQQLHPDGGGGLCQQHSPRRVAVPVLVKDGKPCPPPGSGTPAPGQPAPPAAAPAADLEELSPSPPALHGPLAPLDSAGVDYNGGMVSPNLLYGRTW